The DNA region TTAAGATCGTACTCGGAAAATACGTCAAAAGCGTAGGCGTAAAGGTCAATTCAGATTCGCTTGTCAATTCCGGAGAAGATGCGACCCTGGATTCAGTTATATCAGCTTCAACGCTAGCAGCTGCAGCAATATTTCTTCTGTGGGGACTCTCACTTGAAGCATGGCTTGGCGCTGTAATATCGCTGGTCATAATCAAATCCGGTTTTGAGATGCTGAAAGGTACGGTTTCGCAGATACTCGGTGAACGCAGTGATCCGGAACTTGCAAAAAGCATAAAGCAGACGGTAACAGAATTTGACGGCGTTGAGGGAGCTTACGATCTCGTTCTCAACAACTACGGACCGGATGCATGGAACGGATCCGTTCATATTGAAGTACCGGATACATATTCAGCAGACAGGCTCGACCGCCTTATCCGTGAGATACAGACGGCAGTATTCAGCAAACATAAGGTCATTCTTACAGCGATCGGTGTTTATTCGATTAACACGCGGGACGATGAGGCGAAAGCGATTGAACGGAAGGTAAGGGAGATTGTATTCTCACACGAATATATTCTGCAGATGCACGGATTCTATCTGACAAAAGAAACAAATACCATTCGTTTCGATGTCGTTGTAAGTTTTGACGCTCCGGACCGCAGGGAAGTGTATAAAGCTATAGTTTCCGACGTTCAGAAAGCATTTCCGGATCATAAGCTGCAGATAGCTCTCGATACTGATTTTTCGGAGGTGTAAAGCATTACTGGTTTTATACAGAGATATAAAATGATCAGAATGATCATGGACTCCATACTTATTATTGTCGGAGCACCGCCTGCGAGTTTTTTAGGCAGCCTGCTCCGGTTTTTTTATGCTGATAAAAAAGTACAAATTATAAAAAAAGGAAGCAAGTGACAGAGAGGTATATTAAATAGATGAAATATGACAACATAACAAAAGCAATATTCATTAACCGTCCAAACCGTTTCATCGCCGAGGTGGATATCGATGGACACACGGAAACCGTTCATGTAAAAAATACAGGAAGATGCCGGGAGCTTTTAGTTAAAGGCTGCGAGGTCTGGCTTACTGCTCCAGATTCACCGGGACGAAAAACAAAGTATGATCTGGTGGCAGTAAGGAAAGAAAAACGGAATTCTTTTCAATATTGACAGCCAGGCTCCGAATAAAGTGGTAAAAGAGTGGCTCACCGGTCAGAATTACGACGTAATAATTCCAGAATATACATACGGTGATTCAAGGATCGACTTCTTCATGGAACGCGGAAGAGAGAAATATCTGATGGAAGTTAAGGGCTGCACCCTTGAGATCGATGGCATCGGATATTTTCCGGACGCACCGACAGAAAGAGGTGTTAAACATCTTCGTGAACTTGCCGGATCAGTAAAAGCCGGATATAAAGCGATTCTGGCATTCGTAATCCAAATGGACGGTGTATCGGAGGTCAGAGCCAATATAAATACACACCCTGAGTTCGGCACTGCTCTGGAAGAGGCAAAGAAAGCAGGCGTGGAAGTTCTGTTTCTGAAATGCCACGTGGAGCCGGATGGTCTGGTTATTGTAGAATGAATTTTTGTTATTTAAGTATAAATCTGAAAGACACCCTCGTAATCATATTTAACGCGGGTGTCTTTTGATAAGTATGCGGTCTGGTTTCGTTTTACTTAATATAATTTTTCTTTTTCATATGCTGATATCTGTTACGACCCATTCGTTTTCCTCAAACGGATAATCGTTGCCACAGTACGGACAATTTCTTACGTTTGCTGCATCGAAACTTCCTCCGCATGACGGGCAGTTTACTGCCTTGAAAGAAAAGCCAAGATCAGTTGGCTTTTTGATAATCTTTCGCATACTCATGCGAATCTTGTCAGAGCTGCGGATGATCCTGCCATTTCGGTAATGCAGACTGTCGGTATAAAAAGTGAGTGAAACATTGCAGACACCATTTTTGATACTGTATTTGGTCACACCTGAATTACGATATGTAATATCAATGATCTCACGAATTTTTTTCGGAATCGGCTTTTTGCACTGGCAGATATTAAGTTCCTGCGGATCAGAGCTGTAAAGCATGAATTTCAGAAGAGACGTTGATTTGTCACGGAAGTATTCTATCGAAAAAGTCGGATCAAGAGTATGCATCTTATTACAGAATATAAGTGTTTTTGGCATTGTACTTCCGCCACGGCCAACGTTGGCAAGCTGCCTTACTGACTCGATAATATTTGCAATGAACCATGCTGGAATACCAAAAAACACACCCATGAAAGCTGAAGCTGGAACAGCATATAAATAGGTCACTATTGAGTCTTTGTCTACGGTGAAGTCTTTCGTTTCCATAAACTGTCTGAAGGCCTCTGTATTTATGATGAAGCTTTTCAGTATGTGTAAACCAATGTATAACACAAAAAAGCCAATGGAACAGAATAAGATATATTTTTTGATCTGTTTTTTATTATAGAGTAATTTGCCATATTTCTCAATGAAGATATGCATTACTTTCGGATACAGTTCGTCCATAAGAAATTTCGTGTCACAGAATTCACAACCGTCTTCGAGTCCGCCGAGAGTAGAAGGAGCACCGCAGTTCGGACAGCATAATGGAGTGTCCGCAGGCGGAACGCAGCCTGTTTTTGGATTCTGCAATACGACAGACAGATTGCCTTCTTCACTGCTGCAGTAGATCTCATTCCCGGAATTACGTATTGTAGTGGTAACTTTTTTACTTGTACCAAGGATAGTATTTACAAAAACGCTGTCCTCGAAGGAAAGTGCCCCGACATTGCCTTCGTTTTGTTCTGTTTTTCCAAATTTTATCTGCATATCAATTCCAAGTTTTTTTAGTTTTTGCTTTTGCAGTTCCAGCATAAAGCGAGTATCCTGACTTGCGAGTTCAGGTACTTTCCCGCTGTTGTACCATTCAGAAAGCTGTTTTTCAAAACGATTATATTTTTTCTTCAAATCATGATTTTTCGGCAGATTTGGGCTCACTTCAAAATTGTGCATAATATTCTCCATATCAATAATTTTTTATACGTTTTACAGTTGCCTTTCGGCTATTTCTGTAAAGCGGGTTTGCATGTGCGATGATTATTATAACACAAAACAGGGGATATATCAAGGTAAGCGAAAAAATATCCATTCTCCTTATTATTGGAATGCAAGTGTTCCTTTGATAAGGGGGATTTTTGTCATTCAGGCTTTTTCATAGAATCATTTGTTAAAAGAGTATCAGATACAACAAATACCGTTCCGACTACCACGATGACGAAAGCTGCAGTTGCTTTCTCCTTCATATCTTGTGGTATAACCTCCTTGACAAACAGCTTGCAATATGATATTATGACATGAACTAAGATAATAACGGAGGATAAATGATATGGGTAAATCACTTTATGAAGTAATTTCTTCGAGCGTAACAGACGACGGTATTCTTCCGAAAGAATTTAAACTTCCGGAACGCACAAAAGAAGACGGCATCACTTTTGCCGACGGTGCGATGGATGGAATTTTTATTTACCACACAGCTCATACACCGCTTAAGGAAAACGAAAAAGAAGAACTTGGCGAACTTTTAAAACTGGCGGGAACAGGTGACATTCAGAAAGCGTCGGCCGGTTTTGAAATATTCTGTGAAAAGCATCGCGCTATAACTGTCATTGACGATATACAGCGGTTTATCATGGATCATACTGATATCCTTGAAGCGCAGAAAATGTTTGATTTTGCTTTGAATATGTTATCAGAATCAGCAGATAAGGAATGCGTTAAAGTCGGATTAAGTATTCTTGAACTTTTCGATATTGATGAAGATGAGAAATTATGTAACATGATCCGTACTGTCGGTCTTTCTGATGAGTTCACGATTTTTTCTGTGTTCTGCATGAGGAAATGGTCAGATGCAGAAAATGAAATACTGAAACTTGCAAAGTCTGTCCGCGGATGGGGAAGGATCCACTGCATTGATTTTATAGAAGCTGAAAATGCCGAAACTAAAGAATGGCTTTTCTTTAACGGAGTAGACAACGACGTTGTTCCGGCGTACTCAGCGTGGCCGGTCTATGAAAAATCTGATTTTAATGAAAGAATGCAGAAAGATAAGCTTTCATACGACGAGATCCATGCAGTTCTGAATATAGCAGATGCACTTATGGATGAAGGCCCTGTAAGTGGTATATCAAATATGGATGATCCTAAGGGCTTTTTAGCTGAAATCCTGAAAAAGTCAGAAGGGGATTATCCGTTTTCAGAACGTGACCTCAGGATTTTAAAAGATATTTCCGAATGGGGAGATCCGGAGGTTTTATAAAGAAAGGATGAGGCAGTGACTATGATCGAGATTTCCTATCTACAGATGTTTATTTTTATAACTCTCATTTGGATACTTGTACGATTCATAATTGCGATCAGATTCAAAAAGTTCTCGGTAAAACGTGAACTACAAATGCTTCTTGTATACATATGTCTTGTAGTTATTGCTAGATTTGTATACTTTCCGTTACATTTGGTTGATGGAAAAATAGGTACACTAACGATTGGCCCTGCAAAGACACCGTCAGACATGATAAGCCTCATCCCGTTCTATTTTCTCTTTGACAGATATGATGGATGGCTTGTCAATATTATCGGGAACATAGCAATGTTTATACCAGTCGGAATAGTATGGCCTATCTGTTTCCGAAAGCTTGATAATATCAAAAAAACTATGTTAGCAGGAATTTGTTTTATTATCTTCATTGAGCTTTCCCAACTGGTATCTCCCGAAAGGCATACAGATATTGATGACTTAATATTAAATACAAGTGGTGTTTTGATTGGTGCGTGTATCATATTTGCTATACGAAAAGCCGCAAAATCTGAATATCATCAAAAGGATAGTCGAAGTGGTGCTGACAGTCCTTATTCCGATTAAATGTGCCGGAGGCATCACCTTTTATTCTGAAAAGTTTTTGTTACAGGAGATTTTTATGAA from Ruminococcus sp. HUN007 includes:
- a CDS encoding cation diffusion facilitator family transporter — protein: MRRDLSEVNSLNDTSREKTIIKTSIIGIAANVFLAAFKAVIGLMTHSIAIVLDAVNNISDAGSSLITIIGTKLAGREPDKKHPFGYGRIEYLSAMIISVIVLYAGITSFTESVKKIVSPQTPEYTGVSLVIVGAAVVVKIVLGKYVKSVGVKVNSDSLVNSGEDATLDSVISASTLAAAAIFLLWGLSLEAWLGAVISLVIIKSGFEMLKGTVSQILGERSDPELAKSIKQTVTEFDGVEGAYDLVLNNYGPDAWNGSVHIEVPDTYSADRLDRLIREIQTAVFSKHKVILTAIGVYSINTRDDEAKAIERKVREIVFSHEYILQMHGFYLTKETNTIRFDVVVSFDAPDRREVYKAIVSDVQKAFPDHKLQIALDTDFSEV
- a CDS encoding VanZ family protein — translated: MIEISYLQMFIFITLIWILVRFIIAIRFKKFSVKRELQMLLVYICLVVIARFVYFPLHLVDGKIGTLTIGPAKTPSDMISLIPFYFLFDRYDGWLVNIIGNIAMFIPVGIVWPICFRKLDNIKKTMLAGICFIIFIELSQLVSPERHTDIDDLILNTSGVLIGACIIFAIRKAAKSEYHQKDSRSGADSPYSD